The DNA region ATGTGTTCTAGTTGACACACGGTTTCTGAGACTTTCAAGAGAAGTCTTATAAAGGcttatacattttttatgatgTATTTAATAGCTGCATCAGGGTTTCTTTCATCAAATTAATTGGTGTTGATTAGCACATGTGTTAAGGGGGTGTTGGATTTCTTCTGCTTTATGAAACATGATCTACACAGAGTAGCTGTTGAGCATGTACTGTCACAGAACAAAGTGACATTAAAATATAGAACTGCAATAAGGCACTTTAACTTTGACACAacctgccatttttttttttttttttggatcaacATTTACTACTGTGAGGAATAAGTTAAACGCTTATGCTCAccctttaaatttttttttcttagacaAATAAACACCAGCAAATCAAAATGTATCAATCTATATCTCAATCtgattaataaatataatttatctTCCATTAGATGGATTGGCCAGAGGGCTACCATCTAGCTTCTGCCATGAACTTTCGCTTCCCTCAGTGTGTGCCGACCCACCTAAAGACACTCATCCCAAATGCCAGCAATGAGGCTATTGCCCTGATGAAGGACCTGCTGCAGTGGGACCCCAAAAAAAGACCCACCGCTGTTCAGGTAGATGATAACTAAATCTCCAATACTGAGATTACATTAGCATTGTAATCCCAGTCATTTTTAATAGCACTTAAACCATACTTCTCTGCCTCTGCAAAATGCTGAACCCATTCATGTTTGCTCCATGTCATCAATACTGCCCATATTATGCACGCATCTGATGATTGCAGTTGTAACTGCATATACAATTTTAACATCTTGTTCAATTCTCCTGTTGAAAAACTCCTGTTTGTACATTCAACCTCCCTTCAGGTAACAAAATACAAGTTACTTTCTGAATATATGGAATATCAAAATGTATGCCTTTCTCTCTGGCTAGGCCCTGCGATATCCATACTTCCAGGTAGGCCAAATAATGGGGCCTCGCCCACACAGCCAAGAGGTCAAAAAAGTCCAAGCCAGGCCAGTAGTCCAGAAGCAGACCTCGGAGTTCAAAACCGATCCCCAGCAGTCTTCTTCTGAGTCCAAAGCCTCAACACCTTCCTTAAGAAATCAGCAACaatatcatcatcagcagcagcagcatcagcatcaacCTCTTCAACAGATCCCCCTTCCCCAATCTGAGAGTAAACCAGAGGGTGTCAGTCATGCAGTGAGTGTCTCTGTGTAAAACTGAACctgttattttgtgtgaaatGCAAGAATTAAATGAATGGTTGAAGAGTTGGCGTTTGGTGATTAATGgagtcagggttagggttagggttgcaaatCCAAATGTAACCGTTTGTGTGGACACTTATTGTGCCATCCTATTTTGCAGAAAGGACCATCCCTGGGCAGTGAGAACAGTGTTGGTGGTGGCACGATTGGAGTCCTCAAGAGCAGTCGTCGGCGCTGGGGCCAAACGGTGGCCAAACATTCAGATAGTTTGGAAGAATGTGATCCTTTAGAGACCTCCGCCTCTAATTCCAAGAAACCTAGCTTGAGgaacacagaagaggagaggaaccCTAAGGACTACCACTCACAGTAAGTGTAGAGGACCAGTGTATGGGATCTTTTGGCAGTAATGGATTAtgatattatataatataatattcagAATGATATTTCATAAGTATTTAATCTTAAGGAATTGTGCTATTGTTAGCTTAGAATGAGTTTCATCTACATAGAGAAAGGACCTTCTTCAACAGAGCCCATCATGCTGCGATGTGTTTTCTATATAGATGAACCAAGCACTGGCTTTTGAGAGggcctttaattttttttattttttttccagaaagtTTTCAATCAAACTGTGTTAGATATTCCTGTGTCGTGCATAATGCATGATTTAACATGTTAATGGGTTGTCTGACTTATGAAGCATTCTATCATTGTCctgtaaattattaatttttgtaTGAACTTGTAATATTTTTAGTCTTATTTATCTAAATCTAATACATTTATAAACTCACTGccatcaacagcagcagggcTTGCATTCAAGACTTTGACTCACTAAAAAATATAAGGTCTGGTAAGtgtctgctttctgttttcagcCCCAAGGAGCAGAGACCTCTTTATGCCTTCAGCACGGTTACCAAGCTACCCAACAATGTTAAGACAAGCCAAATGGACTACAATCTTCCAGGATCTGCTGCACGGCAGCATTATCTCAGCCAGTCACGCTACTTGCCTGGTGAGACAGCATATAACAGCCAAACCATTGTACCACTATTTGTAACTGACcaaatttcttcaaatttggtACAAACTCTCATAacctgattagattttggtggGCAAAGGACAAAGTTTGTTATGATTTTCAGAACAAATTAGCCCATAAATTATGAATTCATGCACCAATTGTGACACACATTAATACCAATGTCTAATAAGAAAACTGATGACACTGATTGATAATTTATTGATTGATAGCTACTATCTCAAAAAAACATGATGAGTCCTAATATATTTCACAAATGCAAAATTCATGTTAATCTACAGTCTGCATATAAAAATGGACCTTGACTCCGAGTCTGAAAAGTAAAGCCAATACTACAGTGCCTTATAGTtgcattttatctaatgaccatcagggggcacATTCCGTGggtagagaaagaaaagaaaagaaaatggccctacttctcattttgtttattaCCACAATAAACTAAACTAATGGGTCTCACTCTCTAGTTTGAAGTcttctttaattaaaattatgtcatttttttaagtagtcacattagaggaaaatagaccgTAAAACTGTTTGACAGGCTGTAACATATATGGCAATGTGCCATACAAAATACAGAACAAGTCAAACTCACCTTTCACAGCTCCTTGGGTCCACTTTGTCCTCCAAATATAGTTTGATTAGGATGTTGAACAAACCAATGGGTGGTGACATGTTGgcctgccacacacacattgttatATGGATAAAAAGTCTGAATTTTCTGTAAAGTTGGTTTGCAGGCAGTAGAGAATACTAAACTCTTTCTTTGTCCAACTGGCCAGTTGTTCCATCACTCTGATGCCCACTAGCTGTGTGATTAAAGGGTGCCATTACTTTTGAGATTTACCTTAATTGTTTTAATACAAGAATTAAATTAGAGGGCAGggcggcagcatagtggttggcGACCACAAtaaggtcgtgggttcagttcGTGGGCTGGGGGGggctttctgtgtggggtttgcatgttgTCCCGTATTTGTACAGGTTTCccccgggtactccggtttcctcccaccatccaaagacatcatgtttcggctaattggtgactctaaattctctgtgagtgtgagcggttgttggtctctatctCAATGTGTTGGCCCGGTGATGGACCTGTCAAGGGTGTATCCTGTcctcgctcaatgtgagctgggatcgccgccccccccccccccccccccccccctcccccactgcaacccagaaatggataagcagtacaAGATAAACGAATAGACCTTTGTAATCAAAGGACCATCAGTAAAGCGTTGTTGCATTTACAGCCATTTCTCTTGTCAAGCACAGCATGGCAGCTTTAGCGTTTATGCCCTTCAGTTTTCATTGCGTTATTTCTGTTGCTTTAAGGGTTAATTGGCAAAAATCAGACTTCCTCGGGAGAAAAGGAgttgagtggaatgaccttgCGCGATCTGTGGGAGAATTCCTCGAGCGCTGTGACCAAACCACTTGCTCCAATTGGAGGAGGATTAGCTGTCACCAGAACCAACGCTGGTAAGCAGCGCTGATGTCCAATGTAGAGCTAGAGGTTTGATGGAGTGTGCAGTGGAGTGGGCTGTCTTCCCTCTCATGAACAAAATCAAGGAGAATCTATAACCCAACTAGCACATTATGCTTGGTTAAAAATAGACAGTAAGGCTAGTCCTTTAGTGTTATAAATAATGACTACACTGTGACTTGCCTCATTTTGCCATGTAGTGGAAACCTGGCAACTGTCAGTGTCATCTACTGTTACAtaacaaacaggaaaatgtcCTCTTTGTGTGACAAAAGCTTTAAATGATAATGATGCTGCTAATGTCTCCCGATCAGTAGTTATGGGGTCATGGACAAAGTGGTGTTAGGAGTGAGTCTAAGTGTCTGCGAATTTAGAGATAGGGAACCTCTAAATATCATTTGTcatggagacagacacacaatacaGGTCCCCACTGtgctccctccttccctctctgcttctgtctctttctgtcaccTTGTCTCTCCTTCCCCATTGCTTATTCATGAGGTTAAGATTGTCGGTATAAGATCAAGTGTTTTAATGTTCCTCTAGAGCCCCCCCCCGGCTCATTTGTCCCACCCTGTCATTTACACAttcaaacaatgtttgttttgattgcaTTCACATAATTCTCTCATTAATCAAGAAATCTATAACCAAGATGCCACTTCATCAGTCCTAACATGTTCACAATATTAGCTTTCCTCTATCTTCTCATTCATTTcgatttttcttctctttctgattGCATGAACTGACTCTACTTGTTAGCTGTGAGGGTAGAAGAAAATGCCTCTAAGTCTGTGGATAGCCGACCAGAGCAAACTgttgcaaaagaaagaaaactggagaaaataaatgtttccaaaGGTACTTCATTGAAAGAAATTTGTATGAACTCTTTTGCTGTGTTTTACACTTAAAAGCAATGGTACAAAAGTAGCTCTCCGGCTCCTTAACACCATAATATACCATATGTCTTTTCAAATGCTCAATATCTTTTGTGTACAAAGATTTTAGCTGGTGTTTAAGTAAATCTGAGGctaaaatgcaataaaactaACAACCACTGGCTGATACAGGGAGCTCCAGGTATTCAGGCAGTGATTTAACATGTGAAAGAAGCTGGCGTGCTAAAGACTCTGCAGGAGTCGAGGGTGTAAATACACAGTTTAACCTGAGAACTAAGACCTCCAGTTGCTAAATAGATGGTAAATTGCACTACAACCACATCACCTTCATGTGAGAACAATGAGGCTTCTGACTAATTGTACTGATAAACATCTGACTGCTGTTGGAGTAGATTGATGGTGTCACGAGACGCTGAATGACTACAGTGACTGGGCCTTATTCATCTGTTTGGGTCCTTTGTAGTTTTTGCATATGCATTGGCTACTTCACTTACAATCGCTcagtttattattatcatcagtatgtgagtgtatgtgaCATCTATTAGATcttcatttgtacatttttgtttttttccactgttaCACATTATTGTTACTTATCTTGCGTTGAATGGAGCCCATGCTGGGTGGTGTACCTGAGGAGTGTATAGGAatcaaattcaattaaaaaaaaaaaaaaaaaaaattaaaatacagaccCATgatttgtctttcttctcttaCAGGAAACTTTGTAAGCACCAAGTATAACCTCTCCAGTGCTTACATTCCTTCCTTCCAAAAGAAAGAGGTGGGCTCAGTCGGGCAGAGGATCCAACTTGCTCCTTTGCCTGGGCAGCACACAAGTAAGGCCTAAATTCATCTATACAAAGCCAACAAAATGATTCTGGATACACTGGCAACATAGCCTTTATAAGTCATGCTTCtttgagataaaaacaaaacaatttcatttccaTGTTGGACCGCTGCTCAAatcttgttttttccttctgtaaTTTTTGCCCCCTTTCCTGTATTTACCTCAACTTTCATTCACTGGCACTATCTTATTTCTTCACTCTTTCAGTCAATCTTTCTTCTCCTgataataaaaaagataaaccaAAAGCTGCAAAGCCCAAGCCCATATCCAACTCATCTTTGAGTGAAACCAATGGAGGTATTTCATTCTCTCATAggttttttgtgttattttatggCTGTAGCCTTTATCACTACTGACATTTTAGCTGACATCGCTTGTTGCCCTTTGCATTAAATATAAGATAGCTCTGCGTTGGGACAAACGTTTTGCAAACTGTAAATAGACAAGCTGACACAGACAAGCTGACACACTGGTGTGTTCCTCCAGATTACGATggctggaagaggaggagagatggcaCTCAGGCAAAGGGAAGCTACTCAGCTCTGGGGAAAACCTCTGGAAATCTCATGACCAGAGCTCCCACTGTACAGCCAGTCCATGGCAGGGTGGACTGGACGTCCAAGTATGGTGGAAATCGGTAGTTTTGTGACGAAGGCTCAAAACTTCTGCTTGTTGAGCAGGGTTCCCATGGATACACAACTTTGGCTGCGAAAATGATTCCCGAGCAGAATTGAAACTCGTATGTGCAGGAGATATATTTAAGCTGTATTCTGGGACATATTGCATCTAGATGCGCTTGAAACATTCAACTTTTTTCAGAATGTTTATGCTTGTAAGAACAACTTTAAATGTGCATGGAATCCCTCACCTTTGGAGATGGAGGTTGCCATGACCCTAAACCAACACTGTCTGCAAGACTATCCCACTGTATCCCAGCGTAAGGATCCAGTGTGAGCCAATTCTACTCTTAGTGTTACTGTTTGAATAGGATTTAAATGTAGcatagcttctttttttaagtctaGTTTTTACTGTCAAGTATTGTTTCACTACCCATGTGCAGAACAATGAGAGCCTTTTATCAGCTGTTCCTGCATTCTCTTTTGTCCACCACAGTGCAGTTGactgacaaacattttcaaCGTAATGCTACAAGGACTACATCAACTCACCCTAAATGTTGTAAAGCAACTAAAAATGTCTGATATGTGATGCAAAAAATGAGcattttgtaaacattttatacgaataaatgtaaaattcaaaGTGTATTAATTtaagaaagaacaaaacagccattCCTTTTCATATAAACAAGGTACTATATTTTATCTTCATTCTCTCAAAAATGACATTAATGTTCAACATTAGATTACAAGTGGACAGATGATTCTGAAAAAGATGCTTCACAATCCTCACTCCATTAGGCCTCGTGGGGTTTCTGGAGCAATGCCATGCTGAGCTTCCCCACCATCAGAAGACTGGAACAAGAGAACAGACTTCATTCGCACAGTGACAGAAGTTGTAACCAccataaaagaagaaaatgtcactTTCCTGTTCTTGACTTTTAACTCACATGAGTTGAGGTTTTGCTTTGAGTATTAGTGGTGATGTGGGTTTAACAGTAAGGGTCTGCCACTCAATGCTCATTCACAAGGTGTTTAAATTCCTCCAACTTCatcatttttggattatttttacacattgaATTGAATCCATGTGTGGTTAATTCTGTCACTCTGGCTGTGCCTATGCTCCACCACAGGGACTTTATCGCAGTGGCCAGATGGAAGCTTCTTTTCAGTAAAAGAAGATCTTTGCTCTGATTAAAAACCAAGCTTGAAACGTCTGGTTTTCAGCTCTGTGGCAGAACCCTGACTTGAACATCTCCAGAGACACCTGAAAATAGCTACCTACAGTCCCTATCCAGCCTCACAGAGCCCAAGaatggctgcagagaaaaatccccaaatccaggtACACAAAGTTTGCTCCATTGTATCCAGAAAATTAATGGCTTCAATTACACAACTTCAGTTTCTGAACACTTATGACAATGTGGTATTTCAGCTTTCACTCGTTAACAAATTCGCACGAATGTTGCTTCCACAGAGCTTCAGTTTGAGTCACCTATAACAGAGGCCATTGCTGCTTCACCCGGATCAGTGTAGTAGTGTGTGAGAATCGCACCTTGCTCCAGCCATCAGGCCGGCAGGCATGAACTTCCTGGAGCCATAGAACCTCTTTCCCATTATACCAGTCAGAGCTCCTGATGTGGCTGGAAGACACCAAATGGTATTTCACATTTAGAAGACTGTCGGAGGACATAAGATAAATCTCCACTGCAACTCTTCATTCAGTAACTCTTTATCCTAAAATATAGCACCCACCGAGGGACACCCAAACATTTTGGGGGTCATTGGAGATCTGGTAGGCACCAAAACCTGCAAGGCCACCAAAGAGAAGACCAGCAGCCAGGGAGGGGACGCTGCCTGAAAGAGATAAGACACAGGAGAGCTAAGTGCTTTGAATTTAATGCCTATgaagattctcattcatccaggtcaggTTTGAATTGAATGACACATATTCAATGCATATTTTCTTCTCGCGAGACTGTATAACTTCATGACGCAGTTACCCCGTTtgaaataacacacacctgctctGGTGTAACCGATCACTCCTCCGGATGCGATCAGCGCTGCGTATCCATACCCGATCCAGTCCACAGACATGTTGGACACCTGTCAGACCAACAATACATCACAACTCTACAGACACACTAATGTTACCGCACAATAACGACGTCCTGCAGAACGGGCTAAACACCTACAGAAAACAATGCAGCAAACCACGAAAGTATCCGGGCCAAACACGAACACATCTGTTCCTGATCAGAGATCGTTACATTGTGGCTCCACaggggtgggtgtgtgtgtccgtctggTTTAGCCGATAAGAATAACTGCTCCACTGAGCCTGGCCCTGAGCACTGCAAGCATGAACTAGCATCACTGTTGCTACAGCACACATGCGGGGTTCACATGATCTACTCTGCCTGCGCTCATAAACAGATCGAGCCACCGTTTGTGTAAATGTTAAAGAACAACAACATATatgacaaataaacacacaaatagagAGAGACATACGACCTTGCTCCGACTGTCCTCTGTCACTGGCAAGACAGCTTGTTCACTGCCGAGCACAAGTTGAAGGTGCACACTTCATTCAGCAgaatgcatgatgggaaatgtaggcCCCAGTTCCTGAGATCTGAGAGGCGGAATATGTAAGGCTATTCTAAAAAATGTTGTTAAATAATTAACATATGAAATATTAGGCCGTAGATGACACACACACGAACAGACCACACACTCTTAAAGTTCACACTTTCCATCAAATTCTGTTGTCTTTATTAATTACTGATGACAATTTTGTCCATTTACAAGTGGGTTTTGGAACACAggtaattagatttttttaaaagcacagtGTGTATAAATGATGTGTGTtatggaaatgtgaaaaaaccTTAATTGATCATAATCGTTTGTCTTTAAGAGATTTTTCATTTAAGAGATTTTTCATTGATGAAATGATTTAGACTAAATATAAACCGTTTGTTGATATTTGGCGACAGAACACAGTGTCAGTAAGTGAGCACAGTTGATGATAAGATGTTGGTACATGTTGGTACATGTAGCCTGAAATTATGATTCTTGTTGACATAGTTAACATTGTTTCCCCCTCAGACCAATTAGGAGCTGGTATCCCTGGACTTTTCCCATTATGCTGTTTATTATATTACACACCTTCGCTTGAACACAAATCTTCAACAATTTCGTCAAATACCATGTATTATAGTTACAGTCCGTGTTTTGATCATTCTAAGTGATTGTAATGAGGCCTCAGTTTACTGAGAACCCAAGGGACAAGTGGAAAACCTGCTGTCACGGCGGTGACACAAACCACAAGATGGCAGTAGAGGATTAGATTACCCTGTGTTTGTTTACACAACCCCCGCCACCCGCCCCCACGAATATCCCCAAACCCAACCTGGACTTGatccccccctcccacacacacacacacactttcccctGCGCTtttctaaatatatttcatcTTGAATtcattcaggactgaagctgttATTTATATGTTTGGCTGGGGTTGGGTCATTTCCCAACACGGTTCCTGTCCCACCTGTGCAGGTGAGCCTCTGTCAGTGCGACTGAAGGTGAGGAAGGACAGGTGGGCTCAACCCAGCCCAATGTCATCGACTGTTtaagttttctttatttgataaACGCCTCTGAATATGACCCTATTTTTACGTCTCACTTATTTTGAAGATCTTGATTGCcagcttcatttttctttggtttgcaTCGTTTTGGCAGTTCCACTCACCGCAGCAGTGCTCACATTGGCGTTTGATTTTAGTTACATTCAGTATTGTCTGAAATCCATTGGCGGGGTCTCCTCACGCGCTTCCCGAAGAAAGATGGCGCTAGAACACAAGATattttcctccagcagcagctttccTCACAAAAGACCCGAATCCCCACTCAGAAACTACCGATTCTACCCAATTTTAACGAGGATACGTGGGACTTTTGAGCCTTGACAGTCAGTGACGGGATAGTTCTCGAGGCAGCCGgtctgcagcccccccccccaaagaggCTTTGTGATAAATCAAACTGGAAatctttttttcaaaacatgGTATTCTAAGTTCTTCTCCATAACTTGGGGCTAAAGAATTAGTGCCATTACCGATCAATATTTCTAAAACTGCAAGGGAAAGAGAAGAGACTGTGAGGAGGAAAGTTTCCAGAATatctcacatttttctgttctttttttccccctttttttttgcaACGCGAAGGACGCATAAATTACGCACGGAGATCTGTTTATGTCTCAGCAAATTTCAGCTTTCCAAGAAGATGCGGACTAACTAGGGCCACACAGACGATGCCACCagtaataattatattaataacagtaataataatacatcagtgtaatttgtttaaatgtgaatgGTGGTGTCTGGTGCAACCGTTGCGTCGCCTATTAAACACAGTTCGCAGTTCTAGGAAGCTGAACGTTGCCGGAGGCCCGGTGCCGCAGTGGAAGTGGTTGAAACCAAGCCCTAGACAAACAAGCTGGGTACTCAAAGGGGACCCCGCTCTTGTCTGACGCTAACCCGCTCTTCCACAGCTCTGCTTTAAAACTTACTCCTCCCTAAGTGCGCAGAGCCCCAAACAATATTTCTGATTCCTCGCccccacctcacctcacctcaccacCTCCCTCTGCTTTTGTCCAGGCCTGGTAGCTGCAGGTACTGTCTGTgcagttaaatttttttcacttttgaagTCAAACATGAAGGCTTGTTTTAAACATAAACACCATCCCCCCAAAAATCTATAGATGCTGTGTggaattataaatatatatatatatatataggccaagagagatttatttatttatttatttattttgtacatatTTGGGGCGCGGGGGTGCAAACCGGAAAAAAATAGCTAAATGTTTGTCCTGTGATTCCCAAAGCATGCATGGAATATGTGTAATCTCAGGGTCTGGGAGAAGAGTCCTTGCAGCTGTCTGCAAGCAACCTGCACCGCAACTCTGCACGTCCCGTTTGCAGCcagactgcatgtgtgtgtgagagtctcTGCCCTGAAatttgacagaaagaaagaaaggattTTTGGGATTAGAGATCAGACCATTATCACCTATGTGAGCGCGTGTTgcactcgtgtgtgtgtgtgtgtgtgtgtgtgtgtgtgtgtgtgtgtgtgtgtgtgtgtgtgtgtgtgtgtgtgtgtgtgtgtgtgtgtgtgtgtgtgtgtgtgtgtgtgtgtgtgtgtgtgttgaagagacagagagggaaagctCATTCGCTCTTGGCCCGAGGGGTCTACGTAAGTATGTATTAGAAATAAACagtggataaataaataatgaccCCCACAAAAGCAGAAGGAGC from Echeneis naucrates chromosome 20, fEcheNa1.1, whole genome shotgun sequence includes:
- the tmem14ca gene encoding transmembrane protein 14C isoform X1, producing the protein MCSCLARILSWFAALFSVSNMSVDWIGYGYAALIASGGVIGYTRAGSVPSLAAGLLFGGLAGFGAYQISNDPQNVWVSLATSGALTGIMGKRFYGSRKFMPAGLMAGASLLMVGKLSMALLQKPHEA
- the mak gene encoding serine/threonine-protein kinase MAK, coding for MMNRYTTLKQLGDGTYGSVLMGRSNESGELVAIKRMKRKFYSWEECMNLREVKSLKKLNHANVVKLKEVIRENDHLYFVFEYMKENLYQLMKDRENKMFSENEIRNIMFQVLSGLAFVHKHGFFHRDMKPENLLCMGPELVKIADFGLAREIRSKPPYTDYVSTRWYRAPEVLLRSSTYSSPIDLWAVGCIMAELYTLRPLFPGNSEVDEIFKICQVLGTVKKMDWPEGYHLASAMNFRFPQCVPTHLKTLIPNASNEAIALMKDLLQWDPKKRPTAVQALRYPYFQVGQIMGPRPHSQEVKKVQARPVVQKQTSEFKTDPQQSSSESKASTPSLRNQQQYHHQQQQHQHQPLQQIPLPQSESKPEGVSHAKGPSLGSENSVGGGTIGVLKSSRRRWGQTVAKHSDSLEECDPLETSASNSKKPSLRNTEEERNPKDYHSHPKEQRPLYAFSTVTKLPNNVKTSQMDYNLPGSAARQHYLSQSRYLPGLIGKNQTSSGEKELSGMTLRDLWENSSSAVTKPLAPIGGGLAVTRTNAAVRVEENASKSVDSRPEQTVAKERKLEKINVSKGNFVSTKYNLSSAYIPSFQKKEVGSVGQRIQLAPLPGQHTINLSSPDNKKDKPKAAKPKPISNSSLSETNGDYDGWKRRRDGTQAKGSYSALGKTSGNLMTRAPTVQPVHGRVDWTSKYGGNR
- the tmem14ca gene encoding transmembrane protein 14C isoform X2 — protein: MSVDWIGYGYAALIASGGVIGYTRAGSVPSLAAGLLFGGLAGFGAYQISNDPQNVWVSLATSGALTGIMGKRFYGSRKFMPAGLMAGASLLMVGKLSMALLQKPHEA